A single genomic interval of Tsukamurella paurometabola harbors:
- a CDS encoding sterol carrier family protein, with amino-acid sequence MAKTIDPAEMRASVLAVREWITDDDAPAPPRAAVAAAVRSTARTLAQDAPGGSVEVRVPPFVAVQCIEGPRHTRGTPPNVVECAPRVWLRLATGLLSVDEATEAADLTASGSRAGEIARFLPILRL; translated from the coding sequence ATGGCGAAGACGATCGATCCCGCGGAGATGCGGGCTTCCGTGCTGGCGGTCCGCGAGTGGATCACCGACGACGACGCACCCGCTCCCCCGCGCGCCGCGGTCGCCGCCGCCGTCCGGTCGACGGCCCGCACCCTGGCGCAGGACGCGCCGGGCGGGTCCGTCGAGGTGCGGGTGCCGCCGTTCGTCGCGGTGCAGTGCATCGAGGGCCCGCGGCACACCCGGGGGACGCCGCCGAACGTCGTGGAATGCGCGCCGCGCGTGTGGTTGCGGCTCGCGACGGGCCTGCTGAGCGTCGACGAAGCGACGGAAGCCGCCGACCTGACGGCCAGCGGCTCCCGCGCGGGTGAGATCGCCCGCTTCCTGCCGATCCTGCGGCTGTAG
- a CDS encoding glutamate-cysteine ligase family protein produces MGADVDARVFTREDRMRFRRQVQRGTDAIARMLAEGLFTDDGAPPEPLLGMEVELNLVDDEMQPAMANAEALDAIADPDFQTELGQFNIEINVAPRPFVDQSTENLEDSLRESLNRADERARAAGSNLVMIGMLPTLEEEHFGKQWFSANPRYDLLNEQVFAARGEDIEIDIEGAPLPGAVVGERLDITSDTILPEAACTSLQLHLRVAPEDFAAHWNAAQAIAGVQVAIAANSPFLAGKALWHETRIPLFEQATDTRPIELRNQGVRPRVWFGERWITSTFDLFEENTRYFPALLPVCSDVDPLEVVSRGESPELPELRMHNGTVYRWNRPVYDVVDGHAHLRVENRVLPAGPTVVDTMANAAFYYGVVRSLVEADRPIWTQMSFDAATENLHSGARDAFDAGLYWPNVGWIRPDELVLRRLLPLMDAGLKAYGVGSKSRERYMQVLEGRCIQRQTGSSWQRQAVANREAAGESREQALRGMLADYVQLMHEGNPVHTWEA; encoded by the coding sequence ATGGGTGCCGATGTCGATGCCAGGGTGTTCACGCGCGAGGACCGCATGCGGTTCCGCCGCCAGGTCCAGCGCGGGACGGACGCGATCGCCCGCATGCTGGCCGAGGGCCTGTTCACCGACGACGGCGCGCCGCCGGAGCCGCTGCTCGGCATGGAGGTGGAGCTGAACCTCGTCGACGACGAGATGCAGCCGGCCATGGCGAACGCGGAGGCGCTCGACGCCATCGCCGACCCCGACTTCCAGACCGAGCTCGGCCAGTTCAACATCGAGATCAACGTCGCGCCGCGGCCGTTCGTCGACCAGAGCACGGAGAACCTCGAGGACTCCCTCCGGGAGTCGCTGAACCGGGCCGACGAGCGCGCCCGCGCGGCGGGATCGAACCTGGTCATGATCGGCATGCTGCCGACACTCGAGGAGGAGCACTTCGGCAAGCAGTGGTTCTCCGCGAACCCGCGCTACGACCTGCTCAACGAGCAGGTCTTCGCCGCGCGGGGCGAGGACATCGAGATCGACATCGAGGGGGCCCCGCTGCCCGGCGCGGTCGTCGGGGAGCGCCTCGACATCACCTCGGACACGATCCTCCCCGAGGCGGCGTGCACCTCGCTGCAGTTGCACCTGCGGGTGGCTCCCGAGGACTTCGCGGCGCACTGGAACGCGGCGCAGGCCATCGCGGGCGTGCAGGTGGCGATCGCGGCGAACTCGCCCTTCCTCGCCGGCAAGGCGCTGTGGCACGAGACCCGCATCCCACTGTTCGAGCAGGCCACCGATACCCGGCCCATCGAGCTGCGCAATCAGGGTGTGCGGCCGCGGGTCTGGTTCGGCGAGCGGTGGATCACGTCCACCTTCGACCTGTTCGAGGAGAACACCCGCTACTTCCCGGCGCTGCTGCCGGTGTGCAGCGACGTCGATCCGCTCGAGGTGGTCTCCCGCGGCGAATCCCCCGAGTTGCCCGAGCTGCGCATGCACAACGGCACCGTCTACCGCTGGAACCGCCCCGTGTACGACGTGGTCGACGGGCACGCGCACCTGCGGGTGGAGAACCGGGTGCTGCCCGCGGGCCCGACGGTGGTGGACACGATGGCGAACGCCGCGTTCTACTACGGTGTGGTCCGCTCGCTGGTCGAAGCCGACCGCCCCATCTGGACCCAGATGAGCTTCGACGCGGCGACCGAGAACCTGCACTCCGGCGCCCGCGACGCCTTCGATGCCGGCCTGTACTGGCCGAACGTCGGCTGGATCCGCCCCGACGAACTGGTGCTGCGACGTCTGCTGCCGCTCATGGACGCGGGCCTCAAGGCGTACGGCGTCGGTTCGAAGTCGCGCGAACGGTACATGCAGGTGCTCGAGGGGCGCTGCATCCAGCGGCAGACCGGCTCGTCGTGGCAGCGGCAGGCCGTCGCGAACCGCGAGGCCGCGGGCGAGTCCCGTGAGCAGGCCCTGCGCGGCATGCTCGCCGACTACGTCCAGCTCATGCACGAGGGGAACCCCGTGCACACCTGGGAGGCGTGA
- a CDS encoding DUF4334 domain-containing protein → MSPNPGSPAAELDRLQAAGTATEAFALYDALPAVQVADILGDWRGEGLDTGHPMDGLLELYGWHGKRFASANDVQPLVFDGPRGPFPVNPAAMPLGASMRLPRGLLTATAPLARRGLRLVRTTKPRARLRMMEHRGVVTATMSYDALPINDHFRRVDGATLLGVMDLRDVPPFFFVLRR, encoded by the coding sequence ATGAGCCCGAACCCCGGATCGCCCGCGGCGGAACTGGACCGGCTGCAGGCCGCGGGCACCGCCACCGAGGCCTTCGCGCTCTACGACGCACTGCCCGCCGTGCAGGTGGCCGACATCCTCGGCGACTGGCGCGGTGAGGGCCTGGACACCGGCCACCCCATGGACGGCCTCCTCGAGCTCTACGGCTGGCACGGCAAGCGCTTCGCCTCCGCGAACGACGTGCAGCCGCTCGTCTTCGACGGCCCGCGCGGCCCGTTCCCGGTGAACCCCGCCGCCATGCCGCTCGGGGCGTCGATGCGGCTGCCACGCGGACTGCTCACCGCGACCGCGCCGCTGGCCCGCCGCGGACTGCGCCTGGTGCGCACGACGAAACCCCGTGCGCGGCTGCGGATGATGGAGCACCGCGGCGTCGTCACCGCCACGATGAGCTACGACGCGCTGCCCATCAACGATCACTTCCGGCGCGTCGACGGGGCCACTCTGCTGGGCGTCATGGACCTGCGCGACGTGCCGCCGTTCTTCTTCGTGCTGCGCCGCTGA
- a CDS encoding TIGR01777 family oxidoreductase: MGIHGSAVIDAPIDQVFEWFSRPGAFARLQAPWLPMRLRSQATSLADGVTVIDLPGGLRWRAAHDPEGYVPGRRFVDEVTADGVRTLPAGLFPWRHVHGFEPVGADRTRVTDEVQTPVPERLLSEVIAFRYRRLAGDLAAHRRAADAGLAPSTVAVTGASGLVGTDLAAFLGTGGHRVLRLVRGEPQSPDERRWDPAAPDPAALEGVDAVIHLAGASIAGRFTAAHKERIAASRIEPTRLLARAAAQAGVPVFVSASAVGWYGRDRGDEILTEQSAAPTEPDFLADVVRRWEDAAHDGAGDGTRVVTVRTGIVQAPQGGTLELLLPLFRAGLGGRLGDGRQWQPWVSIDDLVDVYHRALWDTGLSGAVNAVAPGVVRNAAYTRALGRAVHRPTLLPVPAFGPALLLGREGADDLAFASQRVRPAELERRGHAFRYPGVDDALAHLLGG; encoded by the coding sequence ATGGGAATTCACGGATCCGCCGTCATCGACGCCCCCATCGACCAGGTCTTCGAGTGGTTCTCGCGGCCCGGGGCGTTCGCCCGGCTGCAGGCACCCTGGCTGCCGATGCGGCTCCGCTCGCAGGCCACGTCGCTCGCGGACGGCGTGACGGTGATCGACCTGCCCGGGGGACTGCGCTGGCGCGCCGCGCACGATCCGGAGGGATACGTCCCGGGGCGGAGATTCGTCGACGAGGTCACGGCGGACGGCGTCCGGACGCTGCCCGCCGGCCTGTTCCCGTGGCGGCACGTGCACGGCTTCGAACCCGTCGGCGCCGACCGGACCCGGGTGACGGACGAGGTGCAGACACCCGTTCCCGAGCGCCTGCTCTCCGAGGTCATCGCCTTCCGGTACCGGCGCCTCGCCGGGGACCTGGCGGCGCACCGTCGGGCCGCCGACGCGGGCCTGGCACCGTCCACGGTGGCGGTCACCGGCGCGTCCGGCCTCGTCGGGACCGATCTCGCGGCGTTCCTCGGTACCGGTGGGCACCGAGTGCTCCGGCTGGTCCGCGGCGAGCCGCAGTCGCCCGACGAACGCCGTTGGGACCCCGCCGCGCCGGACCCCGCCGCCCTGGAGGGCGTGGACGCCGTCATCCACCTCGCCGGCGCGAGCATCGCCGGCCGGTTCACCGCGGCGCACAAGGAGCGCATCGCGGCGAGCCGGATCGAGCCGACGCGGCTGCTGGCCCGCGCCGCCGCGCAGGCGGGGGTGCCGGTGTTCGTCAGCGCGTCCGCCGTGGGCTGGTACGGGCGCGACCGCGGCGACGAGATCCTCACCGAGCAGTCGGCGGCCCCCACAGAGCCCGACTTCCTCGCCGACGTGGTGCGCCGCTGGGAGGACGCCGCGCACGACGGGGCGGGCGACGGGACCCGCGTGGTCACCGTGCGTACGGGAATCGTCCAGGCGCCGCAGGGCGGGACCCTCGAGCTGCTGCTGCCGCTGTTCCGTGCGGGTCTCGGCGGCAGGCTCGGCGACGGCCGCCAGTGGCAGCCGTGGGTGAGCATCGACGACCTCGTCGACGTCTACCACCGCGCCCTGTGGGACACCGGCCTGTCGGGGGCCGTCAACGCGGTCGCGCCGGGCGTGGTCCGCAACGCGGCGTACACCCGTGCCCTCGGCCGGGCCGTGCACCGGCCCACGCTGCTCCCCGTCCCCGCCTTCGGGCCCGCGCTCCTCCTGGGCAGGGAGGGCGCCGACGACCTCGCCTTCGCCTCCCAGCGGGTACGCCCCGCCGAGCTGGAGCGGCGCGGCCACGCCTTCCGCTACCCGGGCGTGGACGATGCGCTCGCGCACCTGCTCGGCGGGTGA